In Pongo pygmaeus isolate AG05252 chromosome 19, NHGRI_mPonPyg2-v2.0_pri, whole genome shotgun sequence, the genomic stretch TCCCAGAAGTTCCGCTAGCTCAGACAGTACCTTTGTGGAAATTAGTCAAAGGTGAGGCCCCCAGGGAAGGCAGCTCCATGGCAAGGCACATGGCCTGTGAGTGGAGAAGCCTGGATTTCAGCCCCAAGCCCCACCCTGCAAGGTACAACCTGTGATGACCATGTCTCCCCTGTACTTCTGGGATCCTTCTAACTGCTTTCTGCCTTTTTAGCTCCCCTTCCAACTCCTGTCCTTGTGGAAGCTTGGTGGGGAAGGGGAACCATCCCTTAGTAATTATTCCCATTATCGTAAGTTTTACTTTGCAATGCATGGTTACCTCTGTGGGCAGGGATTAACAGTAGAGCTAAATGCTAGCGCTGGATGGGatgggtgaggaaactgaggcccagagaggtggtAGCTTGCCAGAGGTCATGAAGCTAGGACAGCCCCCAGGACTTCCCACTCCCAACCTGAGGCTCTGACTCCTGCCTTAGGAACAGCCCAGCAGCTACTTTAGCCCTGCTGGTCACCACTGGGAAGTTCAAATTGCTTGGAATGCcactaattatatttaattttgtaatgaATTCCAAGCAAAATGCACAGGGTGTTTCCCTCCCTATGTTACCAGTCAATGGTCTGCCCATGCCTGGCAGCAGGGTCTGGTGGTATAGTGGGAAGTTTGGGAAGAGCATCAAAGGCCTGGATGCTGTGTGACTCAGGCAAGCTGTCCACCTGCCTGTGGCCCTGAGGGGCCTGGCAGGAATTATCTCAAAGCTCCCGACAACCCTGCAGGGCAATGGTGTGTGCCTGTCCCACTGCCTCTCTGTCTGGCGAGTGGCTTCCTTGTCTTGACCTTGACTTTGACCCTTTTCTTGTCTCATACTCTCCAAAAGCATTGTGTCACCCCACTGACCTGAATCTTGGGTTTATTCAGCCCTAccttaaattctttctttaattcttcttcttcttcttctttttttttttttttttttgagacagtctcgctctgtcaacccaggctggagtgcagtggcatgatcttctcagctcactgcaacctctgtctccccggttcaagtggttttcctgcctcagccacccaactagctgggattacaggtgcgtgccactacgcccagctaatttttgtatttttagtagagccgggatttcaccatgttggccaggcctgtcttgaactcctggccttaagtgatccacctgccttggcctcccaaagtgccgggattataggcatgaggaaccatgcccagccctttctttaattcttaaaacaGCCCATGATTAGGAGTCTGCAGCAAGCTGGTCCAAAGGCACCCACCCCCTTTTCCCACTGACCCCTTTGTCTCACCCACCCTGCTCCAGCAGAAAGCCCCATCCTTGGCTTAGGGAGCGCCATGACGACTGAAATTGGTTGGTGGAAGCTGACTTTCCTCCGGAAAAAGAAATCCACTCCCAAGGTGCTGTATGAGATCCCTGACACCTATGCCCAAACAGAGGGAGATGCAGAACCCCCAAGGCCTGATGCTGGAGGCCCCAACAGCGACTTTAACACCCGCCTGGAGAAGATTGTGGACAAGAGCACAAAGGGCAAGCACGTCAAGGTCTCCAACTCAGGACGCTtcaaggagaagaagaaagtgaGAGCCACACTGGCAGAGAACCCTAACCTCTTTGATGATCACGAGGAAGGACGGTCATCAAAGTGAAGGGCTGAGGAGGGTGCTAGCACCTCTTGGCTCCCTGACATCAGCCAGATCTGAGACAGGACCTTGCCACACTGGCCTCTTTGGCCATAGCTGAAGCTGTGGGGGAAGTTGATACCTGCTGGCAGGAAATGGCTGGTTTTTAGGTTTGTATTTATGTGCCTCCACTTTTGTAAGGCCTGGGAGATCCCGGGGTCCTCCACCCTCCCCCTGACCACATACAAAGGGACTCTAGTTCAAGGGTGAAAACTCTCACCCAGGAGGAACAGTCCTCCTTGAAGCAATGGCAGGGCTAGCAGGGAGGTGGGCATGGCAGGGAATGGAGAGAGTGAGCCAGACAGACTTCACCTCCTTACTGGACACAGGGTCAAGGGTGTTTCAATTGCTGCTCCCTTTACTTTCTCTACCTGTGACTACTCCCTGGACCAGTCCGGAGGAGGGCACATTTTCCAGAAGCCACGTGATAGGGGCTGGTTTCTGTGGAGCCAGAGGCAGAGACACTGAACTCGAGCTCACCTCCTAACACCGGCAGTAAACTTCCTGGAACTTTGCCCTCAGGTGCGGAGGGGGCAGAGGACCCTGGCACTCTGTTAGGGTGCTGTAGAAGACTAGATTGATGGTAGTTTGGCCTGTTGGTTCCTGTTTTGGCCATGACTTTTGCAGGTGGCAAGTCACACACCCTCTAAGGGAAGCTACACGGTCCAAATCGGGGGTGTGGGTGGGgaattttctcctctccttctcctacTGTAATAGTATTTAAGACATATCAGCTCCAGAGATGAGTCCTGGAGCCTTGAATTttgtttaacaaaataattgtaGGTTTCTCTCTCTAATAACAATGCTGGAAAAGCAGAGAACCTCTTTTATGCTCATCtcttgcatttattgagatgactGTTTCTCATGCCTTTGTGTTCCTTCATGTAAGTAAAGTGGACCTTTGTGCTCAAACTGTTCCTTTCAAGCTTTGGGAAGGGTTCTCAGGTGTGACAATGTAGGAACTGGGTCACTAATTTTTACCATCAAACTAGCCTTAGTATGGGGATGGGGGAGCAGAAGGAGCTAGTTACACCTCAGTGGTCAGTTCTCTCCAGTCAACAGAGAGGCCATCAGGTGCTCTAAGAGAGTAGGGCAGACCTTTGGTGATTGACCCCAAAGTTTCAGTGGTTTGGTTTGGGATTAAGATTCAAACTCTAGCTCTACCCCTTagtagctgggtgaccttgggaacATTTGCTtgcactctgagcctcagtttcctcttctgtaaaaggggGCTGAAATAATACCTATCTCATAGGGAGTGGTCAGTATTAAGTGGCCTATGAGAGGTCCCACAGTAAGCGCTCAGTTTAATACtggctttcttcctccttcctttataaggAACTCCACCATACCCCACAGCTTTGGtttaagaaaaaggagaaggtggctatggtggctcaggcctgtaatcctagcactttgcgggctgaggtgggaggattgcttgagcccaggagtttgaggccagcctaggcaacatagcgagaccccacgtctaaaaaaaaccaaccaacaaacaagtAGCTgactgtggtggcacatgcctgtagtcctatctacttgggaggctgaggtgggaggactgcttgagtccaggagttcaagactacagtgagccatgattgtggcactgcactacAACCCAGGTGACAGAACTAGGTCTTatctctagggaaaaaaaaaaattaataaataagagcggctgggcgcggtggctcatgcctgtaatcccagcactttgggaggctgaggcgggcagatcacctgaggtcgggagttcaagaccagcctgatcaacatggagaaaccccgtctctactaaaaatacaaaattagccaagtgtggtggcacatgcctgtgtggtggcacagctacttgggaggctgaggcaggagaatcacttgaacccaggaggccgaagttgcggtgagccgagatagctccattgcactccagcctgggcaacaagagcaaaactccgtctcaaaaataaataaataaataagaaagaggagaaagctgTCATTTTATGAGGTTAGGTCCAGCTCTTTCTCAAGCCATAAGAGCTGGGAACTAAAAAAATGTTGGCCAAATCTCTGGAGCTCGTGGTAGAAATACAGGGAGAGACCAAGGTGGCCACTAAACAATGTGGTCCTGCAGCTTCCAGGTCAGCTCCTGGCAGGCTGCTGGGCCACCCCACCCCAGGAGCTGTTGCTCAGGGAATTTATCACTGAAACAAACAGACCTATACAAGGGAGCCTTTGTTAGGTGCCTCACCCCGGCCAGGGGGACCTCAAATTATGAGTAAGGGAGACCAGGAGCTGGAGGGATGGAAGGCAGGCTTAGGGGTGCTGCCTTTCCCAAAGCCTCTTTCCCCTACCCCTTCCCACTACACAGAACTTTCTAGGGTCTCACCAATTACTCAATCCATGAGGCCTCCACAGAGGATCTCAGACTTTCCCTACACCGAAGCCCTGCCCAGTgttaatagctaacatttacagGGTGCTTACGGCAGGCAGCCCCTAGAACAAGTCCTCCCTAAGGTTGTTCATTTAATCCTGTCATCACCTGAGACAGGTGCTGTCactatccccatttttcagacaaGTTGGCTGAGGCTTAGAGGTTATATCACTCACCCTGGGGGCCAGGCGCTGGCAGTGGTACAGCTGGGACTGAAGCCAGAGCCAGCTTGTACATGTGACCACGGTCCCACACAGCCACCTTCCACTCTTGATTCTCATCTGCTACGGGgacaggaaactgaagctcagaacaAAGAAAAGCACAGACACCTTCTGCAGAAGGGGAAGTTGGGAGGGGAGGGAGCAACGTCTGGGTCTTAGGATCCTGGGAGGTGAGCATCACTCGACAGGGCTGGACAAACTCTGGAAGCAGTTGGATAAAGCCAACCAGCTTTGAAGCTGAGTGTCCCCTAATACCCTAGACTACAGGCATCTCCCACATCCACCCATTCTCGGTTTCCCTGAGGTGGGGGATAAGGATGGCTCCTGGGCCACCAACCTAAGGTTCTAGATAATACTGGCACTGTACTGCCAACCTCTCCAGTATCACCATTACCCCTCTGGGTGAGAGTGTCCACAGCCCCTCTGCCCCTTGCATGCTGACCCCGGCTCCATCTTCTAGGTAAAGTCCACATATGTTTCTAAGCCGGGTGGCCAGATGGATGTGGGGTAGGTATTAGAAGCCAAAGGGACATCTGGATGCCCAGGGAAGCAGAGCGAGGCAGCTGCAAGTTTTCATGAGaacaggggaagaggaggaaccGAGAGCGCAAATATGTGCGGGAACCGGGAGAGGCTACGGGTTATTGACCACAGTTTCACTGGGACGCGGCCCAAGCGGATGAagggggaggcaggggaggccGGCTAGATGTGGCTTTCACGGCCCGGAAGAGGCCGACCTTGGGCGGCGGGCTCCCCCTGCTGGACGTACTGCCTACAAGGTGCAGAGAAGTGAGGGGGCAGGAAGTCGCTTAAATTCCCCAAGTCCCCGCCTTGGGGGTTGAGGGAGACCAGGCCGGGTTGAACATCAATAAAGTGCACGGCTGACAGGCTTTTATTACAGACTGGGGGCAGTAACGGCTGGACAGAGAACGGAAAAGGAACATCTGAGACCAGGCTCAAAGCTAGGGGGATACACAACCTCCAATAACACAAGGTGGGTGCAGCActcctagacacacacacagacacacatacacttacTCATAAACGGCACAGCCTACGGTACAAGAAAAAGGGCAAGGTAGGTAAGGGCACCCGACACCCTCCTGCCTGCAGGGGGCCACAGGGTTAATGTGCCTTCCTGCACGCAGGCTTAAGAGGGATAAACAAGGAGAGGGCTGCCCTTGGAGAAGGCCTGCGGATAATAGTGACTGAGGCACAGGTCCATGCAGGGGAAGGAAGCACAGTTCACAGAGTGGCAAGCTCAATGCCAGCCAGTGCAAGCAACAGTCAGTTCTTTGATCCTGGCTTAGTCACAGCAAACATTTACCAAGCCTGGCTCCTCTCCATAGCCAGCAGGTTGCTTGCTCATCCAGTCTGTCCCTGGTCAGCCGGCTTGTGCTCAAGGAGAACAAACACAGTTCAGCACAGGACTCAGCTGAGGGTCCCTAAAGGATCACAGCCTGTGAGGGTCGGAGGTCATGGTTTAGAGGTTGAGTCTAGTGCAGCTGATCACCTGGGGTCTAGTGAAAATGCAGGGTcagattcagtgggtctggggtcTGAATCTCTAAGGCGCTgccaagtgatgctgatgctccTGGCTTGTGGACCACCCTGTGTATAGCAAAGCTCTAGACTAGgagttctcaaccttggctgcacagaATTCTCTGGGGAGATTTTAAATTTCCCAGTGCCCAGGCTGCACTCATAacatagtagagacagggttttgccatgctggccaggctggttcaatCATCTCTGAGGGTGGGACCCAGGCATCAGGGTTTTCTAAGCTCTCCAGGTAATTCCAGTGTGGGGGAAAAACCAATGATCTAGGAATTATCAGCAGAGGTGAGGAGTAAGGAAAGCAGATATGTGAGTAGTCTGAAAAACATAATCTCtataatcatttaatttttctttttggaaaatgtatgtacacatacacacagtttccataaacaaacataaatagtAAAGCTGATTAAAATCTTCCTGTCCTATTGGTACCAGCACATGAAGCCCTTCTACAAAATTCCTGACTGACTGGGAATAAAAATTCCTAGTGACAGCCCACTCCTTCTCAGGCAGGTCTGATTGTTTGAAATCTCTCCCAATATTGAGATGAAACCTGCTTCCCTGTAACTTCCCTGTAATTCTGTGGGTCCCTTGTAGCCACAGAGAGGGCAGCAATCAGTAGGAGAAGTGCTATAAAAATATACTATCccggccaagcgtggtggctcatgtctgtaatcccagaactttgggaggccaaggcgggcggatcacttcaggtcaggagttggagaccagcctggccaacataatgaaaccccgtctcgctgggtgtggtggctcatgcctgtaatcccagcattttgggaggccaaggggggtggatcacaaggtcaagagatggagaccatcctggccaacagggtgaaaccccgtctctactaaaaatacaaaaattagttgggcgtggtggcgtgtgcctgtagtcccagctacttgggaggctgaggcaggagaattgcttgaacctggcaggcagaggttgcagtgagccaagatcacgccactgctctccagcctgggcgacagagtgagactccatctcaaaaaaaaaaaaaaaaagaaaagaaaaagaaaaaagaaaaaaaaagtcctatccATAAATGAGTTAAGTTGTAAGCAACTGAAATAGATTCTAGCTAGATtaagtcaaaaaaaagaaaaaaaagaaaaagagagagattttacAGAGATAGTGGGGAGTGTCAAGGCAGGGAGAGGAACtgcacagcccagacctgggaggGAGGGATCCAGGGAAGGAGAGATCCTGGGAATTGCAATAGCAGCAGGCAAAGGCTGTTGGTTCCTATTGTTTCCTGGCTGCTATGAATGACTTGGCTTCAATGACTCCCAAGGTTCTGGATCTCTCCAgttcaaatttcaaattattgACAAAACAATCTGATTGGCCAGGTTGGCTCAGGTGCATATGCTGGGACTAAACTTTGGCCAGTATGACTCACACGGTAAACAGGGCTGCTGGGGCCCTCTCTGTCACCAGAAAGGGAGTCACACCGGCTGCTACCCCTAGAGGGAGCTATCCTAATCAATCATAGGCAAGGtcaaaaaaataattatggaattattttccatttgtgaTTCTCTATgccaccattacactccacttgaCCAGCTAACTGAGAACCAACTGAGTACAGAGAACTTAGAGGATTAGCTCTGAAGAGTCCTGAATATAAGGGGTAGGGAGGGAAATGGGTTGACTTTAGAAAGAAGGGCCTGGGTCTCAATCCCACACCCTCTCTTGACACCTAGCCCTAGCTCCACTCTGGGCTGGCAGGTCCCAGAGTTAAGGTGCAAGTCTCTCATAGAGCCAGTCTTCCTCCCCGCGGTGGGTCATGGACCCCAAAGGGGAATCTCCTGTGGGTAGGCCCCGCCGAAAGACTATCCGGTCATGCAGGCGGTTGGTTTGACCTTGCCAGAACTCCATCACCTGAGGGTACAGGACATAGCCACCCCTATAAGgagaagcagaggtttcagtgctCTGTGGAGTTTTCTAGCCAGGTCActctcccaccctcacccctcaTCCCAGGGCCTCTTGAAGGAAGTTGCTGGGATGCATCTGACAAGGGTGGCCAGGGAGGAGGAGATCTGTGATTCCCTAGGCAGGTGGCTTCAAGTAAACACAGAGGCCTGGTGTCCCTTTCTAGAGGACTACCAGATGTCACTCACCAGGATTTTGGCTTGGGCACCTCTTGATCCTGGTAGAGCTGTTCCAgttcctcatttttctttctcagatacTGTCCAGGGGAAGGAGTTAGAAGAAGGGCCAGGCCCAGTCAATGATTCATTAACAAGGACTTCCTGGGGATATGTGCTGGGGACATGGGTGAGCAGAGCAGACTGGCCTCTGTCCTCCAGGAGCAGTCAACGGGATGGCCAGACGGACAGAGGAGGCCTATTTCCCCTCTCCCTACCCccactttcccttctcactgTCCTTTTCACTGTTTTCACTGGGTTGGAGAGAGAGGAACCTGGCATCTCCTTGGGACAGCTTCTGGGTAAAAGCCAAAGCCTCTGCCACCTGGAGGACTACAGCGGAGCCCCACTCACCTCCCGATCAGGGATCACAGAACTCTGGTGGCTGACCACAGCCCCAATCTGGCTGCTCTTGGGGCGGGAGTGGAAGTAGCACTCAGCCTCCTCCTCGGGCAGCTTCTTCACAGGGCCTTCCACACGCACCTGCTCGGGGATGGCTCTGGGTGAATGGCGTTCAATGCCACCTGCTCTCCCTACCAGCACAGGCCCCGTTCCTCTCTGTTCGATCGGCTGCACCACCACTCTTGGCTCCAACTAACTGAGGGCTATTTTAGAGGCAGAGTGCCCAGCTGGGATGTTTGCCAAGTCTGGGGACCTTCACTAGACTTAGCCATAAACTCAGGCCCTGCCAACCCAGCCCATCCCCGGCTGTCCTGGGAAAATTCACTCACCTGACGGTTAAGCGGCTCCCAGTAGAAGACAAGGGAAGCAAAGGGATTAGAGTCCTAGAAGTAAAAGAGAATCCACAGCCAGCCATCAGGACAGGGAGAGGAGGCCTCTGGCATGCAGGGAAAAGGCAGGAGAGCTGTAGTGTGCAGGCCCACAGCAGATGCATCCACCGTAAGAGCTCATTTAAACCCTCAAAAGTAGGCCTATTGTCACAGACACGGAGACAGGCTAAGTCACATGCCCAAGTTCCTGCAGGAAGTGGTGGAGCTAAGTTTAAGCCAGTCGGACTCCAAAGTGAGACTGGGTGATTTCTCTCACCCACAGATTTGTGAATCTTGAGAAATGCATGCTTGGCTGGCATGGACTCAGGGAGGTTTACTCATTTTGGATTCATTCATTGAATGCACGTGAAGTGCCCAGTCTGGGTCTGACAACAGGAGACATGCGGGGGATACAGCAGAGATAAAACACAGCAGCTTCCACTCCTACAGAGCTTACTGTTGAGCAAAGGAGACAAATATCAGTTACATAATCACCCAAATAAATGCTCAATTACAAactgaagaaaaagacaaaaaagaaagttgCAAGTTATAATGGCAGCAAACAGCATGAGGGGCTGAGTCTGAGTCAGAGTCAAGGAAGGCCTTCCTGAGGAGGTAACATGTGGGCTGAGATCTGAAGGAACAGGTCATGGCTGATGGGGTGAGGCTGGTTAGAaagtgcattcattcatttatagcAAAGAGCACAGCAAGTGCCAAGGCCTCATGGCAGGAGGGCACCTGCACACAGAAAGCAAGTAGACTGGGGGGTGGGGTGGCATGAGAAGGTGACTGAGGAGGCAAGAACCAAACCCTGCAGGCCCTGGGAAAGATTACTAGCTCTTTTCACTCACCAGCTCTTTTCCTTTTCGACTCTCGAAGTTAGTGAAGAAGCGGAAGCCATCTTTCCCAAAGCCCTTCAGTAGCAACATGCGAGCAGAGGGTTTTCCATCTCTAGGAGCAAACAGCAGAGCACTGTGGTCAGAGCCTGCTTCAATGTTCTGGCTACAGTCCCTCTCCCCAAAGGATGTCTCAGCACCCCCTCCAGCTGCACCCCCTTTATTGGGCTGTCAGGCTGCCCCCTCCCATGTGCTCCTGGGGATTTGTCCTAGAGATAAGACACCACAGCCTGGGGccctgttatgggctgaattgtgtcaccCCAAACCCCTATGTTAAAGCCTTAaaccccaatgtgactgtatttggagacggGGACCTTATGGAGGTCATTAAGGTTAAGTAAGGTCAcaggggtggggccctaatccagtaggaCTGGTGTcactgtaagagaagagacacttcAGAACCACCTCCCTTGCcctccacaacacacacacacacacacacacacacacacagaggaaaggcaGTGTGAGGACATGGCAAAAAGCAGCTGTCTGAAAACCCCAAGCAGAGGCCTCATCAGAAACCACCCCTGATGgcacctcgatcttggacttccagccaccagaactataaggaaataaaatcctgttgtttaagctatccagtctacagtattttgttaagaCAGCCCTAGCAAATTCATAAGACCCTAAGGGCAGGGACTAACAATAATGCAATCATCCAATGCTTCGGGATCACAGTGGTGCTATGAGATCAGCTCCTCTGCTCAGAGCTCTGGGAAATATCCACTCGTACAGTACAAAAGCACTGGCTTCAAGGCCTTACACTTTAGCGAGGAGAACGGAATAACAGGCTAATACAAGTGATGTCTCAAAGGGCATATGATTGTCAAAGGAATGATATAGTCAAGTACTGTGCTAGATttcgagagagagacagagcttCACCAGGAGAAGTAGCTCCTGAATGGCAGACGGGGCTTGGGTAGATGGGGAGATGAGGGAGGCAAGGGGTTGTGTGTGGATGTATCAAGGGCAGAAATGAACAAGGCACTGCATTTTTATCACTGAAATGTAATTTTGTGGTCTGGTCTTTGGTTTACAGGTAAGGACACAGGCCCAGAGAGGACAAGTATCTTGCCTAAAGCCACACAGCACGTTAATGACAGAGCTGGAACCATAAAGTTGGCATCCAGAGTTGAGAGCTTCATAAGCTTCCTAGTTCATATGTATCCACCCAAAGACGGGCCCACGGCCATGCCCACCTGGTACAGGTAGCCAGACACATGGCATTGGCTTCCCCTATGTCAGGACACTGAACAGCCTCCTCAAACCAGGCAGCAAACTGTTTCACTGGGTCAAGGGAGGTCAGATGAGTCTCCTCAAATGCCTAGGAAgggatatttatttcatttaatgaacATATATAGTGCTTACTATGTACCTGGCACTGTTCTAGTCACTTTTCAAAAATcaactcatttagtcctcatgacaatgaccttaaaataaaaaatagcatgcGGTAAGAAGATTCTgtgccccattttacaggtgaggaaacggGCATAAAAAGGTCAGACAACTTGTTGTCCCACAGCTAGTGATGGATAAATCAGGGTTACATGTCATGGGTGTCAAAACTgtctgtgcatcagaatcacctggggagcattaaaaaaaaccttCTGGGCTCCACTCCCATAATTTCTCATTCAGCAGGTCTGAGGCTTCATCAAAAactgcatttttatttacttatttatttattttttttagacagggtctcactctgtcacctaggctggagtgcggtggtgtgatctcggcttactgcagcctcaacttcccgagttcaagcgattctccaacctcatcctcccaagtagctgcaattacaggcacgctccaacatgctcaactaattttatttttttgtagagacagggtctcactatgttgcccaggctggaaaaacCCCATTTTAAACAAGCATTTCTAGAAATGCCCACACGCAACCAGATTTGGCAACCAGGGCCCTGGACCCCAATTCCTAAAAGGTTCTCTTGGTTCCCCTCCtgaggagggaaaaggaaaacaaCTTCCCAGTGGTCAGCAGAAAGTACTGAAGGCAGTAAGCTAAGAgctttctcctcccctcctccctgagCTAGTCCCCTTCCCCCATATTCCACTTAATTTTTTGTCAAACAGTTTGTAAGCTGTTTATCACTGTACTCACCTAAAGAGGGGCCCATGACCATGCCCACCTGGCACAAGGAGGTTTGGGTGACCCCCAAACCTCCTTGCCCCAGGGGGTGGCCCCAGAAGCCCTGAGGGGCTGGTTCCTCCTACTCCCCTCCCCCCAGTAGATGACTCCGAGGACCCCTCTTCCCATGCCCTTGAGGGAGGCCCAGCACAGTTCTGACATCCATCACGTGAAACCCTGATTCATTCATCACTAGCTGTGGGACTGAGCGTTTTCTGACCTTGCTACCTGTCGAGTAGCAgagttctaagcactttacaaacaT encodes the following:
- the PRR15L gene encoding proline-rich protein 15-like protein, whose protein sequence is MTTEIGWWKLTFLRKKKSTPKVLYEIPDTYAQTEGDAEPPRPDAGGPNSDFNTRLEKIVDKSTKGKHVKVSNSGRFKEKKKVRATLAENPNLFDDHEEGRSSK
- the PNPO gene encoding pyridoxine-5'-phosphate oxidase isoform X2 → MCLATCTRDGKPSARMLLLKGFGKDGFRFFTNFESRKGKELDSNPFASLVFYWEPLNRQVRVEGPVKKLPEEEAECYFHSRPKSSQIGAVVSHQSSVIPDREYLRKKNEELEQLYQDQEVPKPKSWGGYVLYPQVMEFWQGQTNRLHDRIVFRRGLPTGDSPLGSMTHRGEEDWLYERLAP
- the PNPO gene encoding pyridoxine-5'-phosphate oxidase isoform X1; translation: MTCWLRGVTATFGRPAEWPGYLSHLCGRSAAMDLGPMRKSYRGDREAFEETHLTSLDPVKQFAAWFEEAVQCPDIGEANAMCLATCTRDGKPSARMLLLKGFGKDGFRFFTNFESRKGKELDSNPFASLVFYWEPLNRQVRVEGPVKKLPEEEAECYFHSRPKSSQIGAVVSHQSSVIPDREYLRKKNEELEQLYQDQEVPKPKSWGGYVLYPQVMEFWQGQTNRLHDRIVFRRGLPTGDSPLGSMTHRGEEDWLYERLAP
- the PNPO gene encoding pyridoxine-5'-phosphate oxidase isoform X3 yields the protein MLLLKGFGKDGFRFFTNFESRKGKELDSNPFASLVFYWEPLNRQVRVEGPVKKLPEEEAECYFHSRPKSSQIGAVVSHQSSVIPDREYLRKKNEELEQLYQDQEVPKPKSWGGYVLYPQVMEFWQGQTNRLHDRIVFRRGLPTGDSPLGSMTHRGEEDWLYERLAP